In one Spirosoma rigui genomic region, the following are encoded:
- a CDS encoding efflux RND transporter permease subunit produces the protein MFAEIFINRPVTAIVASVVIVMLGVLALLSLPVSQYPDITPPVVQVTGTYTGADAQTVEQTVATPIETQVNGTPGMDYVQTNATNDGRMSMNVTFKVGTDVNIAALDVQNRVGIAQPQLPQEVTRLGVVVRKRNPSLFMLVAMYSPNGTHNVSFLDNYTNIYIRDALLRVPGVGDIFSRADDFSMRIWLKPDRLAQLNLTPDDVVAALQEQNLQVAGGSVGASPQPASQAFEYSVFTNSRLSKENDFRKIIVRSDPVKGSLVYLEDVARVQLGKFSYASNSFVDGKRASYLLVYQLPGSNALETAKGVYAAMDNLKKTFPKDIEYVVPFESVSVIQVSIGEVIKTLGEALVLVILVVFLFLQSWRATLITLLAIPVSIIGTFALFVPLGFTINTLTLFAFVLAIGIVVDDAIVVVEAVQVNLDKGMTPKEATKEAMREIAAPVIAIALILAAVFVPVGFIPGIVGRLYQQFAITIAVSVLISAFVALSLTPALCTLLLRPMHIDENAKGLNKFFYKFNQWFERVTNAYSNAVQRLIKATPLVIVGLVVVYIGTGLLFRAKPTGFIPTEDEGRLIVTYEIPEAASTTRSLEVLNKIMAILKKQPYVNHFAALGGLNAITFASKSNSGTVFMQLKPWEERKERNMQADSLVVKLQKELSVLNDARPQVLQPPAIPGLGQSSGFTFEIQQRESNDDVRAFDNVVQNFLAEANKRPEISRAFTYFTAKSPAYRVDVDREKCKKLGIPVSSVYTTMQTLLGSQYVNDFIIYGRKFRVVAQADTMYRADIKALNNYYVRNGAGQLVPISTVIKTSVIENAPLISHFNLFRSVELNGGAKPGYSTSQANDALREVAAKVLPAGYAYDFGGLSREEINAGNSSIYIFALSIGFVFLFLAALYESWSVPFSVLLSVPIGALGAILALIMFPYLTNNVYAQIGLITLIGLAAKNAILIVEFAKERVDKGEDLLESTIEAVRLRLRPILMTSLAFILGVIPLAIATGAGGVARATIGRTVLGGMLAATSLAIFVVPVLYIGITRLAYGKEGLAKLRENAKNQPKLEEQPQMVDK, from the coding sequence ATGTTCGCAGAAATATTCATCAACCGCCCCGTTACTGCCATTGTCGCATCGGTTGTCATTGTTATGCTGGGTGTGCTGGCTTTGTTGAGTTTGCCCGTCAGCCAGTATCCCGACATTACGCCCCCCGTGGTGCAGGTGACAGGAACGTATACCGGAGCCGATGCCCAGACGGTAGAGCAGACCGTAGCTACGCCTATTGAAACCCAGGTGAATGGTACGCCCGGTATGGACTATGTTCAGACCAACGCGACCAACGATGGTCGGATGAGCATGAACGTAACCTTTAAAGTGGGTACCGACGTGAACATTGCCGCCCTCGACGTGCAGAACCGGGTGGGTATTGCGCAGCCGCAGCTGCCACAGGAGGTTACCCGTCTGGGGGTGGTGGTACGCAAGCGTAACCCGTCGCTGTTCATGCTGGTGGCGATGTACTCACCGAACGGTACGCACAACGTTTCGTTCCTCGATAACTACACGAACATTTACATCCGGGATGCGCTCCTGCGGGTACCGGGCGTGGGGGACATCTTCAGCCGGGCCGACGATTTCAGTATGCGGATCTGGCTCAAACCCGACCGCCTGGCCCAGCTGAACCTGACCCCCGACGATGTGGTAGCCGCTTTGCAGGAACAGAACCTGCAGGTGGCGGGAGGTTCGGTAGGAGCCTCGCCACAGCCGGCTTCCCAGGCGTTCGAGTATTCGGTGTTTACTAATAGCCGACTTAGTAAAGAGAATGACTTCCGGAAAATCATTGTGCGTAGTGATCCGGTTAAAGGCTCGCTCGTCTACCTCGAAGATGTGGCGCGGGTGCAGCTCGGCAAGTTCTCGTACGCCAGCAACTCCTTCGTCGACGGTAAGCGGGCATCCTATCTGCTGGTGTACCAGCTGCCCGGCAGTAACGCCCTCGAAACGGCAAAGGGTGTCTATGCGGCCATGGACAATCTGAAGAAGACCTTCCCGAAAGACATTGAGTATGTCGTACCGTTTGAATCAGTATCGGTTATCCAGGTATCCATCGGCGAGGTAATCAAGACACTGGGGGAAGCGCTGGTGCTGGTTATTCTGGTGGTGTTCCTGTTTCTGCAAAGCTGGCGGGCCACGCTCATTACGCTGCTGGCCATTCCGGTATCGATTATCGGTACGTTCGCGTTGTTCGTACCGCTTGGTTTTACCATCAATACCCTGACGCTGTTTGCGTTTGTACTCGCTATTGGTATCGTGGTCGATGATGCCATTGTGGTGGTGGAAGCCGTGCAGGTGAACCTCGACAAAGGGATGACGCCCAAGGAGGCCACCAAAGAGGCTATGCGTGAGATTGCCGCCCCGGTTATTGCCATTGCGCTGATCCTAGCTGCGGTATTCGTACCGGTTGGTTTTATTCCCGGTATCGTAGGGCGACTTTATCAGCAGTTTGCCATTACCATTGCCGTATCGGTGCTGATCTCGGCGTTCGTGGCCCTGTCACTCACGCCGGCTTTGTGTACGCTGCTGCTGCGACCAATGCACATCGACGAAAATGCGAAGGGCCTCAACAAGTTCTTTTACAAGTTCAACCAGTGGTTCGAACGGGTTACCAACGCGTACTCGAACGCCGTACAGCGCCTGATCAAAGCAACGCCCCTGGTCATTGTCGGGTTGGTGGTAGTCTACATCGGAACGGGTCTGCTGTTCCGCGCCAAACCAACCGGTTTTATCCCAACGGAAGACGAAGGGCGCTTGATCGTTACCTACGAGATTCCGGAAGCGGCTTCTACTACGCGTAGTTTAGAGGTGCTCAACAAGATCATGGCAATCCTGAAAAAACAACCCTACGTCAATCACTTCGCGGCTCTGGGCGGTCTGAACGCCATCACCTTTGCGTCCAAGTCGAACAGCGGTACGGTGTTTATGCAGCTGAAGCCCTGGGAAGAACGTAAGGAGCGAAATATGCAGGCCGATTCGCTGGTGGTGAAGCTGCAAAAGGAACTGTCGGTATTGAACGATGCCCGTCCGCAGGTGTTGCAGCCGCCCGCTATTCCGGGCCTGGGTCAGTCCTCGGGCTTCACCTTCGAAATCCAGCAGCGGGAATCCAACGATGATGTGCGGGCGTTTGACAACGTCGTGCAGAACTTCCTGGCGGAGGCCAACAAGCGTCCCGAAATCTCCCGTGCTTTCACGTATTTTACGGCTAAATCACCTGCCTACCGGGTTGATGTGGACCGCGAAAAGTGCAAGAAACTCGGCATTCCGGTAAGCTCGGTCTATACGACGATGCAGACCCTGCTGGGTAGTCAATACGTCAATGACTTCATTATTTACGGGCGCAAGTTCCGGGTGGTGGCCCAGGCCGATACCATGTACCGGGCCGATATCAAAGCCCTCAACAACTACTACGTTCGCAACGGAGCCGGTCAACTGGTACCGATCAGTACGGTGATCAAGACCAGTGTCATCGAGAATGCCCCGTTAATTTCACACTTTAACCTGTTCCGCTCCGTCGAACTAAACGGGGGGGCTAAACCAGGCTATAGTACCAGCCAGGCCAACGACGCCCTGCGCGAGGTAGCGGCTAAAGTGTTACCCGCCGGCTATGCCTATGACTTTGGCGGATTAAGCCGGGAAGAGATCAACGCGGGTAACAGCTCCATCTACATCTTCGCGCTGAGTATCGGATTTGTATTCTTGTTCCTGGCAGCCCTTTATGAGAGTTGGTCGGTACCGTTCTCGGTTCTGCTATCGGTTCCCATTGGCGCGCTGGGTGCCATACTCGCGCTGATCATGTTCCCGTACCTGACCAATAATGTGTATGCCCAAATCGGTCTTATCACGCTCATCGGTCTGGCAGCCAAGAACGCCATTCTGATTGTCGAATTTGCCAAAGAGCGCGTGGATAAGGGCGAAGACCTGCTCGAATCGACCATAGAAGCGGTACGTCTGCGGCTACGCCCAATCCTGATGACGTCTCTGGCGTTCATTCTCGGGGTTATCCCGCTGGCAATTGCTACCGGGGCGGGTGGCGTCGCGCGGGCTACCATCGGCCGTACCGTATTGGGTGGTATGCTGGCGGCAACGTCGCTGGCTATCTTCGTT
- a CDS encoding efflux RND transporter periplasmic adaptor subunit, giving the protein MKKYLNPAALVIGIACFVTACGGKKEEQPQAPPPTQVSAIKATKGTATYYDEFPATITALREVEIQPQVAGNITGIFFQDGQQVRKGQKLYTIDAQQYRAGYDQAVANLNVQKANLNRAQKDADRYTTLAQQDAIARQVVDNATATLEATRMQVEAAQANIRQVATNLKYTTIYAPLDGTIGISQVRLGAAVAPGSAPLNTVSADDPISADLQVDAAEIPRFLRLQNQKNVTRDSTLLLIMPDGSTYKYPGTVQIVDRAVDPQTGTLRVRVAFPNPSKELKVGVNANVRVKNSTGRPELLIPYQAVTEQMSEYFVFVVGDSSKVTQKKVTLGARVNDKVIVKAGLNEGETVVTEGTQKIREGAKVKITQTGEQTAPAGDSSSRQTAANQ; this is encoded by the coding sequence ATGAAAAAGTATCTAAATCCGGCCGCGTTGGTGATTGGGATAGCCTGTTTTGTCACCGCCTGTGGGGGTAAGAAAGAGGAACAGCCGCAGGCCCCTCCGCCAACCCAGGTGTCAGCGATCAAAGCTACCAAAGGCACCGCTACGTATTACGATGAGTTTCCGGCGACGATCACGGCGCTCCGGGAGGTGGAAATTCAGCCGCAGGTAGCGGGTAACATAACCGGTATCTTTTTTCAGGACGGCCAGCAGGTTCGTAAAGGACAAAAACTTTACACCATCGATGCCCAGCAGTACCGCGCCGGCTACGACCAAGCGGTAGCAAACCTGAATGTCCAGAAAGCCAATCTGAACCGGGCCCAGAAAGATGCCGACCGGTACACGACGCTGGCGCAGCAGGATGCCATTGCCCGGCAGGTTGTCGACAACGCCACCGCGACGCTCGAGGCTACACGGATGCAGGTCGAGGCCGCCCAGGCTAACATCCGGCAGGTTGCGACCAACCTGAAATACACGACCATCTACGCCCCGCTCGACGGGACGATCGGCATTTCGCAGGTGCGGCTAGGTGCCGCCGTTGCCCCCGGGTCCGCACCGCTTAACACAGTGTCGGCCGACGATCCGATCTCGGCCGATCTACAGGTCGACGCTGCCGAAATTCCCCGGTTCCTGCGACTCCAAAATCAGAAGAACGTCACCCGCGATTCAACGTTGCTGCTGATCATGCCCGACGGCAGTACGTATAAGTACCCCGGTACGGTACAGATCGTTGACCGGGCGGTTGATCCGCAAACGGGTACGCTCCGGGTTCGGGTTGCTTTCCCCAATCCCAGCAAGGAACTGAAAGTAGGGGTGAATGCCAATGTGCGGGTGAAAAATAGTACAGGTCGGCCGGAACTGCTGATACCGTATCAGGCCGTGACGGAGCAGATGAGCGAATACTTTGTTTTCGTCGTTGGTGACAGTAGCAAGGTGACGCAGAAGAAAGTGACCCTGGGTGCCCGTGTGAACGATAAAGTGATTGTGAAAGCCGGTCTCAACGAGGGTGAAACGGTTGTTACGGAAGGTACGCAGAAAATCCGCGAAGGAGCAAAAGTCAAGATCACCCAAACCGGCGAGCAGACTGCCCCGGCGGGAGATTCCAGCAGTCGGCAGACAGCCGCAAACCAATAA